A region from the Osmerus eperlanus chromosome 11, fOsmEpe2.1, whole genome shotgun sequence genome encodes:
- the LOC134029607 gene encoding erythropoietin-like isoform X2 → MVCTKVLNVKTRPIDFVCDVRARRNMNNVKDLEVAMASCSGSEQLPSPVPVPCVFIHKAIWENKSLQQKHAEVRWALEVLLNSVNQVWIQSPQGSCQSSLLEGLEHGVKNHLHIVNGLGIQGDTGDSRPACFSQETQSVSQILRLYGRLLQGKLECLSRDLCNCATVQTPHTEHL, encoded by the exons ATGGTTTGCACCAAAGTGCTCAATgtcaagaccagaccaattgactTTGTGTGCGATGTACGTGCCAGAAGAAACATGAACAATGTAAAAGACCTGGAAGTggcaatg GCATCCTGTAGCGGGTCTGAACAGctcccctcccccgtccctGTACCATGCGTCTTCATCCACAAAGCAATCTGGGAAAACAAATCT CTCCAACAAAAGCATGCAGAGGTAAGATGGGCCCTGGAGGTGTTGCTCAACAGCGTGAATCAGGTTTGGATACAGAGCCCTCAAGGCAGCTGCCAATCATCTCTGCTAGAGGGACTGGAGCATGGAGTGAAAAATCACCTGCATATAGTGAACGGTCTGGGAATCCAG ggagacacaggagaCTCACGGCCAGCCTGTTTCAGCCAGGAGACCCAGAGTGTCAGCCAGATCCTGCGGCTCTATGGCAGACTGCTGCAGGGCAAGCTAGAGTGCCTGTCCAGAGATCTGTGCAACTGTGCAACTGTgcagacaccacacactgaaCATCTTTGA
- the LOC134029607 gene encoding erythropoietin-like isoform X1, with amino-acid sequence MAISRRLLLLICMVCTKVLNVKTRPIDFVCDVRARRNMNNVKDLEVAMASCSGSEQLPSPVPVPCVFIHKAIWENKSLQQKHAEVRWALEVLLNSVNQVWIQSPQGSCQSSLLEGLEHGVKNHLHIVNGLGIQGDTGDSRPACFSQETQSVSQILRLYGRLLQGKLECLSRDLCNCATVQTPHTEHL; translated from the exons ATGGCTATTAGCA GACGCCTGCTCCTGCTGATCTGCATGGTTTGCACCAAAGTGCTCAATgtcaagaccagaccaattgactTTGTGTGCGATGTACGTGCCAGAAGAAACATGAACAATGTAAAAGACCTGGAAGTggcaatg GCATCCTGTAGCGGGTCTGAACAGctcccctcccccgtccctGTACCATGCGTCTTCATCCACAAAGCAATCTGGGAAAACAAATCT CTCCAACAAAAGCATGCAGAGGTAAGATGGGCCCTGGAGGTGTTGCTCAACAGCGTGAATCAGGTTTGGATACAGAGCCCTCAAGGCAGCTGCCAATCATCTCTGCTAGAGGGACTGGAGCATGGAGTGAAAAATCACCTGCATATAGTGAACGGTCTGGGAATCCAG ggagacacaggagaCTCACGGCCAGCCTGTTTCAGCCAGGAGACCCAGAGTGTCAGCCAGATCCTGCGGCTCTATGGCAGACTGCTGCAGGGCAAGCTAGAGTGCCTGTCCAGAGATCTGTGCAACTGTGCAACTGTgcagacaccacacactgaaCATCTTTGA
- the LOC134029606 gene encoding uncharacterized protein LOC134029606: MSLQPSHLQAGLHEGSKDEEEEQKDEGQVDRPSISLLSLCPSCRRDYDVALLLPCSHTLCGRCLGGEEEAGGGQSPSGAPGAGCLVGPRVCAVLCPCCRYPVELPCWDWASALCCLPHDPTLSPGWRTKERGTGKAPLQEDKSLDAFCLETGSSPSPLDGTIDLQEEDMEQSVAGLSFILDPSTLHSSLRLSNSSLTVTFQGSSPPLLPSHRPGNGVGGSQMEPILPQVCGDVIISRGQFYWEVDVCNSALYGIGVQSLDSSRSWWMERRGMSFSAVYDGCQEPVRAVPPQIKTLGIFLNMGGGVLSFHNPLTQEHLATLPTRFGPTGVTPALGLGQGRLRLRCGLPPPPHIFLSRHSAYRGPSGAGDGRWRREVDFQSVRTVIQKFEELAVSDSDSGLVSSFGSSCSTLASLPEPGGPGTGLSLSPGSALISRKGR; the protein is encoded by the exons ATGTCGCTGCAACCTTCTCACCTTCAGGCTGGGCTCCACGAAGGAAGcaaagatgaagaggaggaacagaaagATGAGGGACAGGTAGATCGTCCCTCCATCTCACTTCTCTCCCTGTGCCCGTCCTGCAGACGTGACTATGATGtcgccctcctcctgccctgctcccacaccctgtgtggcCGCTGtttagggggggaggaggaggcaggggggggccaGTCTCCTAGCGGTGCCCCTGGAGCTGGCTGTTTGGTCGGCCCGCGTGTGTGCGCTGTGCTGTGCCCATGTTGCCGCTACCCTGTGGAGCTGCCGTGTTGGGACTGGGCATCTGCTCTGTGTTGTCTGCCCCATGACCCCACCCTGAGCCCTGGATGGAGAACCAAGGAAAGGGGCACAGGAAAGGCCCCGCTACAGGAAGACAAGTCA CTGGATGCGTTCTGCCTGGAGACAG GTTCCTCCCCTTCACCACTAGATGGTACTATAGACTTACAAGAAGAGGACATGGAGCAATCTGTTGCAG gTCTCTCATTCATCCTGGACCCCTCTACGCTtcactcctccctccgtctgtcCAACTCCTCCCTCACTGTCACCTTCCAGGGATCAAGCCCCCCGCTGCTGCCCTCCCATCGCCCAGGCAACGGGGTTGGGGGGTCGCAGATGGAGCCGATCCTCCCGCAGGTTTGTGGCGACGTGATCATCTCTAGAGGGCAGTTCTACTGGGAGGTGGACGTGTGTAACAGCGCCCTCTATGGGATCG GAGTGCAGTCCTTGGACAGCTCTCGCAGTTGGTGGATGGAGAGGCGGGGTATGTCCTTCTCCGCTGTGTACGACGGATGTCAGGAGCCTGTTCGTGCCGTGCCCCCCCAGATCAAAACCCTGGGCATATTCCTCAACATGGGTGGGGGCGTCCTTAGCTTCCACAACCCCCTGACCCAGGAGCACTTAGCCACCCTGCCCACCCGCTTTGGCCCCACCGGAGTGACTCCTGCTCTGGGATTGGGACAGGGCAGACTGAGGCTTCGGTGCGGCCTACCCCCACCACCTCATATCTTCCTCAGCCGGCACTCTGCCTACCGGGGCCCCTCTGGGGCCGGCGATGGACGCTGGCGTAGAGAAGTGGATTTCCAGTCGGTGAGGACCGTCATCCAGAAGTTTGAGGAGCTGGCAGTGTCGGATTCGGACTCTGGTCTGGTGTCGAGTTTTGGGTCTTCTTGTTCAACGCTGGCCTCCCTTCCAGAGCCTGGAGGACCAGGGACTGGCTTGAGTCTAAGCCCAGGATCAGCTCTCATCTCTAGGAAGGGAAGGTAA